A window of Oncorhynchus kisutch isolate 150728-3 linkage group LG10, Okis_V2, whole genome shotgun sequence contains these coding sequences:
- the aasdh gene encoding beta-alanine-activating enzyme, with protein sequence MATKTLQDMVLAASSLHSGKIAVTFDKGITEGGPMLLYYHELVALGNELTLFLQIQCVQNTREIALYCQPDINLPVWILGILQLPAAYVPLDPDAPALLSARVMKQCGLKYCVLQSDLLQQFQMAFSNLMSIEVCAVWSAHNLTLVLVQHIPTAARKEEPNADLFTLAAVPESASQGALAYILHTSGTTGLPKTVRVPHKCIVPNILHLRSLFQMTPDDVVFLASPLTFDPSVVEIFLALSSGARLLIVPTAIKRMPNRLAHVLFKKHKTTVLQVTPTLLGRFGRRVLQEEVLSAGSSLRVLALGGEACPSLALLRSWRQQGNCTHIYNIYGITEVSCWACCYHLPESLLQSTDVAESSVPLGPPLMETTVELRDEDGCVITQGEGQVFIGGMDRVCLLDDEVNVAPGTMRSTGDWVQIRDTHLYFLGRRDRLVKRHGQRLHLDTLQQVVMSLPQVEACAVGLYEGSRLVAFVVACSTSGEQKATHSSSPVEHQVEHLEETAPSTRGLQKAILHRLSQVLPSHSVPDTLVLVPALPLSSHGKVSMGELMKIYQRQSAGSESHSALGDMETLRERLQSLWRETLGLMEDEAIQEDSNFLLSGGDSLQALRLCNDITTAVGVTSSGLLEVILDGSFSEILRHVAIATLPFPSEHSRTSHPVSMKRPADPVSSAQPKRQHTDPYSTTAAEWPLGVVVSSLKKAVRCTVVRRAGEVVEMGQSDSLRTNENSYSDSEGPIKRTRNTQKKGANDPSASSVTPPSREAGGLGLVVSWESDTGRCVDASPVLLVQRGADGSSGGTRATVFIGSHSHRMQALDLTTGGLLWERVLGDRIESSSAVSRCGRLVVVGCYDGGVYFLCVESGETQWVFETGDTVKSCPTVDPLTGLVMVGSHDGHVYALDPQVRQCVWKRHCGCGAVFSSPCLHPSLRQLYVATLGGHLLCLNPDTGAVLWTYSRKTPFFSSPSCSSGHIIIGSVDGNICCFSHTGEMVWQYVTNGPVFSSPCITPDKQRVVCGSHDGCVYCLNCTDGSLVWRYQTPSRVYSSPCVFDGSAWGKEGTLVGLASTDGTLCILDGEDGTLRASLSLLGELFSSPVVWERSLVVGCRNDFVYCVAPTGELK encoded by the exons ATGGCAACGAAAACACTACAAGACATGGTGCTCGCAGCTTCTTCTTTGCATAGTGGCAAAATAGCTGTCACATTTGACAAGGGAATAACAGAAGGAGGTCCCATGTTGCTTTATTACCACGAACTTGTTGCTCTTGGAAATGAATTAACACTTTTTCTAcagatacagtgtgtgcaaaataCAAGAGAAATTGCATTATATTGTCAGCCAGATATCAACCTTCCTGTGTGGATTCTGGG CATCCTCCAGTTACCTGCTGCGTATGTACCACTGGACCCAGATGCGCCAGCACTCTTGTCTGCCCGTGTCATGAAGCAGTGTGGGCTGAAGTACTGTGTTCTACAGAGTGACCTGTTGCAG cAATTCCAGATGGCATTTTCCAACCTCATGTCTATAGAGGTGTGTGCAGTGTGGTCTGCTCACAACCTGACCCTCGTACTAGTACAGCACATACCAACTGCAGCCCGTAAAGAAGAGCCGAATGCTGACCTTTTTACTCTTGCTGCAGTTCCAGAGAGTGCCAGCCAGGGGGCACTGgcatatatattacacacatctGGAACCACAGGGCTTCCCAAGACCGTGAGGGTACCACATAAGTGTATAGTGCCCAATATACTGCACCTCCG ATCTCTGTTTCAGATGACACCAGATGATGTGGTGTTCCTGGCCTCTCCCCTGACTTTTGACCCTTCAGTGGTGGAGATATTTTTGGCGTTGTCATCAGGGGCACGTCTCCTCATCGTCCCCACTGCGATTAAGAGAATGCCCAACAGACTGGCTCATGTGCTGTTTAAGAAACACAAAACGACCGTCTTACAG GTGACGCCCACTCTGCTTGGGCGTTTTGGAAGGCGTGTCCTACAGGAAGAGGTCCTCTCTGCTGGCTCTTCTCTGCGTGTGTTAGCCCTAGGGGGCGAGGCCTGTCCCTCCCTAGCCCTGCTCCGTAGCTGGAGGCAGCAGGGGAACTGCACTCACATCTACAACATCTACGGCATCACTGAGGTTTCCTGCTGGGCCTGCTGCTACCACTTACCAGAGAGCCTCCTGCAGTCTACTGACGT GGCTGAATCCTCTGTGCCGCTGGGTCCTCCCCTGATGGAGACCACCGTGGAGCTAAGAGATGAGGATGGCTGCGTCATCACTCAGGGGGAAGGACAGGTGTTTATAGGTGGGATGGACAGGGTGTGCCTTCTAGATGACGAGGTGAATGTTGCTCCTGGTACAATGCGGTCCACAGGAGACTGGGTGCAGATTAGAGACACACATCTCTACTTCCTCGGGAGGCGGGACCGACTGGTCAAACGCCATGGACAGCGGCTGCATCTGGACACCTTACAGCAA GTTGTAATGAGTCTACCCCAGGTGGAGGCATGTGCTGTGGGTCTGTATGAGGGGTCTCGGCTGGTGGCCTTTGTCGTAGCCTGCTCTACGTCTGGAGAACAAAAGGCAACCCATTCCTCCTCCCCTGTAGAGCACCAGGTAGAGCATCTTGAAGAGACTGCCCCCTCAACTAGAGGCCTACAGAAGGCCATCCTCCACAGGTTGTCTCAGGTCCTACCCAGTCACAGTGTTCCAGACACCCTAGTCCTGGTCCCGGCCCTACCACTATCCTCACATG GGAAAGTGTCTATGGGTGAACTTATGAAGATCTACCAGAGACAGAGTGCAGGTTCAGAGTCCCATAGTGCACTGGGGGACAtggagacactgagagagagactccagTCTCTGTGGAGG GAGACTTTAGGTCTAATGGAGGATGAAGCCATCCAGGAGGACTCCAACTTCCTGTTAAGTGGAGGCGACTCTCTGCAGGCCCTGCGTCTCTGTAATGACATCACCACTGCCGTTGGAGTGACCTCATCAGGGCTTCTGGAGGTTATCCTGGACGGATCCTTCTCAGAAATACTGCGCCATGTTGCCATAGCAACACTGCCTTTCCCATCTGAGCACAGCCGGACATCCCATCCTGTGTCCATGAAACGCCCAGCAGACCCTGTCTCCTCAGCACAGCCCAAGAGACAGCATACAGACCCCTACTCTACAACAGCTGCAGAATGGCCtctgggagttgtagtttcttcTTTGAAGAAGGCTGTAAGATGTACAGTGGTAAGGAGAGCAGGGGAGGTTGTAGAAATGGGTCAGTCAGACTCTTTGAGGACCAATGAAAACTCCTACTCAGACTCAGAGGGACCAATCAAAAGAACGAGAAATACACAGAAAAAAGGAGCCAATGATCCCAGTGCTAGCAGTGTTACCCCTCCCTCCAGAGAGGCTGGTGGTCTGGGACTGGTGGTGAGCTGGGAGTCAGACACAGGGAGGTGTGTAGACGCCTCTCCAGTCCTGCTGGTCCAGAGAGGAGCGGACGGGTCCTCAGGAGGCACCAGGGCCACAGTGTTCATTGGCTCCCATTCCCACAGGATGCAGGCCCTGGACCTGACCACCGGGGGTCTGCTGTGGGAAAGGGTTTTAGGGGACAGGATCGAGTCCTCTTCTGCTGTGTCCCGATGTGGAAGACTCGTCGTGGTTG GGTGCTATGATGGTGGTGTGTATTTCCTGTGTGTGGAGTCTGGGGAGACACAGTGGGTGTTTGAGACTGGAGACACAGTGAAGAGCTGTCCTACTGTGGACCCTCTCACAGGCCTAGTGATGGTGGGGTCGCATGATGGCCACGTCTATGCCCTCGacccacag GTTCGGCAGTGTGTTTGGAAGCGCCACTGTGGGTGTGGGGCGGTGTTCTCCTCgccctgtctccacccctctctcaggCAGCTGTATGTAGCCACCCTCGGAGGACATCTCCTCTGTCTCAATCCT GACACTGGTGCTGTCCTGTGGACATATTCCAGGAAGACTCCATTCTTCTCCTCACCAAGTTGCTCCTCGGGTCACATCATCATCGGCTCTGTGGATGGAAACATCTGCTGCTTCAGCCACACAGGGGAAATG GTCTGGCAGTATGTGACCAATGGACCAGTTTTCTCATCCCCCTGCATCACACCAGACAAGCAGAGGGTTGTGTGTGGGTCACATGAcgggtgtgtgtactgtctgaACTGTACTGACGGCTCATTGGTGTGGCGCTATCAGACCCCCAGCAGGGTGTACTCCAGCCCCTGTGTGTTTGACGGGTCAGCCTGGGGTAAGGAGGGTACATTGGTAGGCCTGGCCTCCACAGACGGGACCCTGTGCATTCTGGATGGAGAGGATGGGACCTTgagagcatctctctctctgctcgggGAGCTGTTCTCCTCTCCTGTGGTGTGGGAGCGCTCCCTGGTGGTGGGATGTCGCAATGACTTTGTGTATTGTGTGGCGCCGACAGGGGAGCTCAAATAG